In Danio aesculapii chromosome 12, fDanAes4.1, whole genome shotgun sequence, the sequence tcctcctGTTTCAAAGACCACGTCTCAAACCCTGAGTTCCTCAAACCATGAAGGAATTCTGATTCTTCAACTTTTCAAGTTCTTTAATTTGTTGTCTCAAAAACAGTATCCTATTGAGAGAGACAAAGAAAGAGCAGAGTTAGTACATTTGTGTAAAAATTGGCTTTACATGCATGTTTGTTTATGCTAATTTCCTTCTCACATCAATGTGCAAGACTCTTAAGAGTTATTTTACCCGTTTAAAACATCTTGCACactaatacactcaaaaaaatgacttaTGCTGCTTCTGCaaagttgttttatgtttaatccactgcaatttttaaaaacaattaaattgtaaacatgaaattgtgtggaactaagcattttttcagtgtatttttaagaGTTTTAGCTCTTACTTGGCCTTTTGATTTCTGTAAAGCAGAAAACGTAAACAAAACTGCAGAATCCAAAtcataaatgtttaataacaatcaTGTGTCAACCGAAGCTTCACTAAATTCATCAAAATTAAAGTTGGTTTAAAGTGTAACATACAGACATACAGCCCTATTGTTGTTATCATATTCAAGTTTAAACGGCATCTCTGAGCCACACAGGCTAGGAAACAACAGATTCATATTTAACTTAATGTCATAGAACTCAATAACCTCAACAAATAAATCTACAATCTACAaagaaagtagaaaaaaaaaaacttcaaaagaGATTAATATAGACATATTACCATGATAGTTCATAGCAATAATAATTctactaataatactaaaaataaaaacttgtttttatataaattgcTGAATGCATTTCAtggaattattaaaactatacaTTCTCCCCAAACAAATATGCTGTCTGAAATCATTGGATGTCTGATTCCAATTATACAGTTGCAAAATTGTATAAAGTatggctgggctgataaacgatattatattgaattCAATTTTTACTCTGTACTGATCTAAGAgccgaaaatgttatgccatgTTATGTTATGCCATTTTTGTTTTGCTATGTTATGGACCTTCTTATTTtagtggcttcagtcattgttggggtactctttttaaatctgaaagcattaaCAAATTGTATCGAAATACATATAGTTAgagctgggtgattaatcgaaaaattaTTGAAATTCAAAACcaataatcaatctaatttttccaggtcattttttcaattatttaccttactgcatgtggagtcatgtgaccttgGTCTGTTTGTTACTATTgtgttactttgcactacattgacgattgACGAAgttgcgccagagatgccttaagACGGCAtacttttaattacattaaaattattttataaattaaaacatgttcacagaagatgcaagaaatgcactgtttaaaatattatttacgggatatttagaagagatactgcttattttctaattttaatatgaaaaacatcgaaaattatttattttgtttccaaaagtgcaagttactGCACTTTTGGAAAAAGTGACTGTTCGTTTTAGGCAATTTGTgttcatttcagttgttcaacattgatgttcaataaataatcatagattcaattattttaaaatcaagtacaTGCACCCTtaattcagaaatctctcacttgtaatatgtgagcatattttcTGTACAAAACctatgagggggaaaaaaaataaacgaataaacaaaaaactggtttattaattaatgaattttaattaatcgagattttgattttaggccaattCGCCAAGCCCTTTATatcattatcgttcaatatggaaaataattaacgagattgcatttttaccatttcgcccagccctagtataaAGATCATTGTAAAACTATGTTTCATGACTTCAACTCATAAGACAAGTTTGCTTTAAATGAAGTCCaaaatgaagtaaaaacaaaaataatttaacccagaaaaataaaatggaaaaaattacATATGGAATTTTTGCTTACTGCACACTGTTATTCATATATCAGCTAACTGCACACTTTTATTCATGTATCAGCTAATTAACCAGAAGCCTCGTTTTGAACATTTCAAGAAAACATCTTGCACTATAAAATGTGGTGAATATAAAAAGAGTAAAAGCCTCACCTCTGCTCACGCAATGTGGCCTGAATCTCGCACACTCGCACTAGTGAGCGCAGGTTCTTCAGCTCTGTGCAGTTCTCTGACATGTAGATGCTGCCCATGGTGTGAGCCTCTTCACGTAACCGCGAGGCCTGGACGACAGAGTTAAAGTCATCGAGATGCAACAAATGTATCTGTATTTCAACAGCAGACAGGCAGGTTGACAATCGTTAACGTTTAATTTCCTCTTAAAGATCAACAGCCCAGAAATTTGGTGCTGTTTTGACCTTGTTCAGAatgcttgttttgtgttcaacataagaaagaaattcataaatgtttagaaccacttgtgTGAGCAAATAGTGAGGAAATGTTCACTTTTGTGGTGAACTATGCCTTCAAGATGATGCTTCTGACCCACAAGTGGATGATGATAAATACAGGagaattacatattttaaaagtggTTTAAAATAGTCCCCACTTTCAGAGGATGTGCTGTGAGAAAGTGAATCAAAAGTAGATATTCATACTTTGCTGCAATGTCCCAACTTAAAAGTAAACTACTTTAAAGGTCCAGTAAAGTGCTTTGAatatgtttgacgtaatctcaactgaaaaatgatgAGCAtgtgggacagagtagctcctcccctttaaaaaaaaaaacagccaatagtgttttgtttttaaacaagcGCATCAAGTGAAAATCAAatgtgaagcatcttgaaggAGGCTGGGCATGTCAGATAATAGAGAGTATTTGATTGaccaagatttgatgagaaactgaattaTGAGgtgacctgaaaaaaaaaaacgtcgatccatttaggcggaagtgacgaACTGCAAGCTGTACATGTTTTTAATCAGTGTATATTTTCTAAACAGGAAtcgtcactgttttggagcacactagctaacatatccttaaaactaaacgactggtactaacatctaaaaaacgttattttaatttcacagggcctttaaaaaatgaaaatggaatAGATCAAAGAAATTCTATTGACCACAAACAtttgaataaaagcaattttataaAGTTGGTGACAAACAAAAGAGGTTCTACCTGTTTCTCGACGTGCTCGGCGGGCCACCCCTGCACATGTTTGATGAGGTTCTCATTGAAGTGTGCGGCCAGTGTGGGTGTGAAGGAACATGTTGCTCTGCCAGGGGCTGTGCCAGGAGGTACTGAACCTGGGGGCATCGCTCCGCTCACTACACCTGGTCCTTGACCAACTCCTCCACCACCattattactgctgctgctgttaCTGCCCATGTGGTTCGGACCTGGAGACGGACTTCTCTGACTGCTGGAAAAACACAAACAAGAGGTGGCTCAATATCTTCCTGATTTATAAAGTGTAAATAGCTATCTTTATTAGCTCTTTACAGACGCATTCACTTTTCTGTGATTGTAGAGCACTAAAAAAAGAAATACCACAAGCAGCCAGAAGATGGCAGACTAATGCAAACAACAAAgccattaaagggacagttgtcaaaaatgaaaatgttctccCCCTTAACTGGTTACACAATTTTATGATATTTTTCCCCTACtggacacaaaaaaaaattatatttggaagaatgttggtaaccgcTAGGTGTTACCAGCCatagtaaaaaaatacattttccaacACTATTTAAATCATcatctgttgtgttcaacagaagcaaacaattaaaatagaatagaatagaattagaAACCTGAAGACATTTAGGCCCCGTTCACATTTGGTATTAAGTTCTGTTTTCATTGAACCAATCGCTAGTGGACAATACCAATTACAGGTCCGAATAGGGTGTGAAATGTTTTAAGCTTGGTCACTTTCGACCGCATTCAGAGTTAGTCAAAAACGCATTTGACGGGATTGTTCTAGCAGTGTCTACGCACATGTGGATGAATGCGTTCAACAACCGCCAAACAAATTACTCTGCTGCAGATTCATAAACCCAGTGGATGGAAGGGCTGATTTACACCTTGTCGTTAATCatctcatttaaataattatcatCCTGATAAATATTTATCAAGTAGAATGATCTATCAAGTAGTTCAGATGTGTTTAATCGGTTACTTTAATCAGTTACTGGATATGTTTAATAGGCCAAAgtattagaataaaataaaatttttgaaaTGCGGATGCTTGACATGACAGCAGCCATCATATAGTGCCTGTGAACTAcagtttttattatatacagCTTTGTGAACGTTTTATTTCATATGTAAAGTTTGTGTACTTTTAATAACTGTACTTGAATTCAAAGCAACATTCAGAAATAAGAGCTTAATCCTCAAAAACTTCAGATGATGCATGTATGATCGCTCCTTTCGCTTTCAATTTAGGGATAGTGTGAACAGTAATGTGCCGAAAATGCATCTTATAGCAGCAGCAAAACAGAGCCTTATAttcataataggaaaaatataaatactgtggaagtcaatggttatcagtTTCCAACACTCTTCAGAATAACTTTAACAATAAACTCATAAAAAGTTTGTAACAACATATGCTAAGTAAATGGTGATAATtgaagtttttgggtgaactatctccttTAAATACTAAATAAGGCTTGTGAATTATCATGAATTATTACAAGTGTTCCATTAAGCCAATTTTAGTTCGGATTGTTCCATTTTATCACTTCCAAATGTGTTTAGTCACCTCTGTCTCTGCAGCGTCCGTGGAGAATTGCCATTGTCGTGATGTTTTTCTGTGGAAAGAGGCTGCTGGGATGATGGTGGAGGGAGAGAACTGGACTTTACAGTCATAGCGTTAATCTGCGAAAGAGAGGGAAATCATGTTATAAAGCTATAGATTAGTTTCTGATGTACATCATCATCCTATTAGAATGCAGGtattacatatacacatatatacctTGGTCTGTGAGGAGACTGGTGTGGTGCTGAGAGGCGGTTTGAGGGAAGCTGTGTTGGTCTGCGGTGTGCTGATTCTGGGAGACACATACGACCGAGGAGAGGAAGCGTCTGACGTCAGAGACATTGGAGACTGGCTGGACTGTTGGGCTACTtcaatgtttaaaacaaaagaaaagagacaagaaagtgtaagtaatgtaatgtatttttttattaatgccaTGTCAACAatcaaggctattttcatggtaagaacataataataataaatatacaattaaaatcaacaaacaaatgaatacataaattaaataagatttttagcaCAACTACATGATAAAAAAATCCCagtgtcactttgctaaaaataaccctttaactactccaccaataacaaaaaaaatgtttggattgcataaCTCCTAATGTCAACAATTTTTTCAACATcccataattaaaaaatgtttttttttttaaataaaaatcagccTCTACCAAAATGGTTGGTTTATGGTTAAAGTACCAGAATTAAAACATATTCTATGAAAAACATATTCtatgaaagataaaaaaaaagagtgtagaaaaatgtcaaaaaaacatttttgaatactaaatcatctttatttttttaagtatttcataaaatatttcagattgtcaTTTAacgtgttttcattttttttttaacaacaaaaccAGTCAAGTGTAATAGTACAACAGGATTATCAGCAGTCAAAGGGTTTAGAGAGTTAATTTCATAAaaaagtcttctggaatcattaaaagcaggacagtctaGTAGAATGTTTTGCTGTAAGAGGAATTGTGCAGAACAAACTTTGAGTGGGGTCTTCACCTTTGAGCAATAAAAACATGGGTTATTCTTGCATGTCCAatacgacatctggtaaaaatcaaATCTtatcttaatatttatttatttattgccacatcagcaacttatggctatttcgtggccaaatggatatacattaaactattacatgatacaaacaaatttgtattaaaaataaataaataaataaaaataaataaataaaaaattacttggacaaatatataaaatataaatatataaaatttataacaaaaaaaaattcaaagttaaatatgttttttcagttctatttttgataaaagaaaaaaatgtaaaactcttcctggtggtacctttttaaaaatgtccatcaaagtactctttttgtctaatggaatttaaacttctacattccaacaaaatatgtttgatggtaagagcagtctggcagttattacatttaggtgattcttcattatttaataaatatgaatgtgtcaacctagaatgtccaattcgacatctggtatagaccgtctgatcatgcctggtttcgaaattataattttctaaatgtcttatattaatattaaaagtcttaaaattcaGTTTGAGCAAGAAAGAGATGTTGTGCCTTAAATCACAATAGAGGTTTACCTAGTAATAAATACAGTTTGTTTTGGAATGAAATAGTTTAACACACtgcagcattttttatttctttttattaaaaaaaattataataaaataaatgaaaaaaaaaaagtgtaaaaatcgtattcaataatttttttgggGAAAATGTTACCTgggaaactaaataaataactgcaTTTGAAGCCCTAAAATTAtcattataaaaaagaaaactaatatttatacaataaaaaacgaacagatttttaaataatattaataaacaatttaaatgcttataaaAACTATAATAGTAACTAAACACTGGCTGACCCAACCAAATGCTTCATTTTCATGAGGTTTGGATGCCACAGTAGTGTAAATGCCAGGTGCAGCTAACATAACCTacgcattttaaaacaaaaacgtgTTAGTGTATGAAAATGATTTTGATACAACATCGGCACTGCATGTACATCTATGACACGTCAGTGATGGGctgttcttgaacgattcgttcactttgaacaaatcttttgtatgactcatggagtgaatcattcatttgtgcatgtatgcgcacatttgtgctaccttggagtggtctgtttcggGAGGAATGTGCATTTGTGGCCTGGCATCAAACCATAAAACAAAAGATCCTGGATAATCCCGCATCGAGTTGGGGAATCATATCAATATATCCCCAGATCTCAATATACCGCCCAGCCTTACCAGGTATTCAAATAAACATTGTCATCGTGAAATAAAGTGACTCGTTATgaacattgtgattttttttatccacTAGCATTGCTGCAATAGTCGTAGTTGTTACAGGTATTAAGCCTCAAAATAAGCCATCACATGTTCACCAACTCACCCTCATcctcatttatttgattaaactaATACAAATGGTTTCATTTTGTTACAGAAAAGTTACTACAATAAAAAACTGATTGCATTTGTTGTCAGATCAGCAGCAGGAGTTGGATTTAATTAATCAGAGAGAAAGTCAGAGATGGGTCATTTCAGAAGAGAAATCGCCGCCCAGCTACAGCTTTCAGGATGAGTTTTCTGTAGTCGAATTACAAATCAACAAGGTCATATTTGTATTTGCTAAAATGTAAATGGTGTTCAACAGGAACATGACAAGCGCACATACTGTATTTTTACCTGGCAAGTACAATAGCAAGTACACCCACACTATATTTTGACCGCCTCTGTCGAGCCATTGACTGAGACCACTTGCAGTTTCCAACTTGATATATTTTccccattaaaaataaacaaaaataattacccCCATGTCTCATGAAAAACAACCTTAAAGGATTAGTTCCCCCTCAAAAATTtaattcagtcattatttactttcctttaacttgttccaaacttgtttgacttTTTCTTCTGGTCCAATAACCATTGAGATTAATTgtttacaagttttcagctttcttcgaaatatcttcttttatgtttaacagtagaaaaaaaaccctcaaagatttagaaccaattgagggtgagaattttcatttttgggtgaactatccctttaaaacagatGTTGAAGATAgcagaaatgagaaaaaaagcaCAAATCCTCAACAGGAAAAGCACAAAGAAAGACAAACGTGgaccaaaataaatgataaatcttTAGGTTTGTTAAAATGTTAGGATAAAATAAGCAAGTTTATCAGTGTGCTCTTTTGTTATTGTTGATACAAGCAATTGATGCCCAACTGTCACTattttgaaagtgaaagtaattAAATGGTGCACAGAATTTCTAAGATATTTAAAAGTGCCCAGCACCCAGTGACACCGGTATTACCGGTGTTGTCAGACATTGGTTAAGCAGTGGGCAAACTTCCTCATAATCATAACCCTATCACCCACATCTTAAAGTATATTCAACAAGAAGTTTCAATAGTGCTGAACAACAGATGCTGCATGACAAATCCCCACACAAAGCTTCttctgttaaaaccaaaagtcttttttttttgaagccaCGTGGCTCACATTATCTGCTCTGACAGCAGCAGCcaagcctgtgtgtgtgtatatgtgtgtgatctCTGCTAAGCTACCGAGGCCATCTGCTAACTCAAGGAAGCTGACTCAGAAGCACACAGCTGACATGAGTCGACAACACCATCTCATGCCAAAAAACAGATCAAAACCACAGACTCCAGTTATGAAGTTCAAGCTCAGGTCACAAAACAGAGCTGACCCCAATACCACACGTCAAAGCAATTTCATTTGGATGGCCCACTAGCATAAACTAAATAAAGCAGATTTGAGGTATAGAAGTAGTTTGAAAGGGacagatgtgtgtatgtgtgtgtgttcgtacCTTGGTTGGACAGCTGAGTAGCCTGGGAAAGCAATGTTGTGATGTTGAAGGCAGATGGACCAGCAGTCAGGATCTTATGGAGAATGGACTGCAGTGATGCCTGAGTTACTGCAGCCGTGAGAACTACAGAGACACAGAACACAGACAGTCAAGCAAGAACAAAAGGTGAAGACAGAGAAGTAAAATTGGGGGTAAAAAAAAAGATGCTGGAATGGATCTGCACTCTGAACCCGTTTTGGTCACAATGCTTTGGGCACATTAGGTGCCTGTCTTCGGTCATTATTGTACGTCTCTCTCTAAAAAGGTTTTGGAAAAGgatcaggtgttttttttttttttttttaaatatatatttacaaaatcgCACCCACTGGAAGTCTGCCTGACAGAGGCTAAAATCAGATCAATTACAGTGGTATCTTGTTATTCACGGGAGTTACGTTATTAAATAAGCCGCAACAGACGGAATCCACaatgtcagctttattttttacaattggtatagatgttttaaggctgtaaaacccctcactacacactttaaaaacttttcccagacaggcattaacattttcacacttttctatCTTGCTTAAACACTCTCAAAGATCAaaccagtattatagaatgaaaccataGATCAAAACTATTtgatcattattcatttattccgtAATGGTGCCCTACAGCTGCATAACTTCCACCtttctttagcatgtccagaattcaactttttgtgcgatggttagtaGTGTTGGGTACCGAAACCGAGTGCCCGGTGTCAacctaaacataggtttctatcagggtacacacatcgGCACTGCAATTCGGCAGCTGTCAGCgatgcccagccacgactcagaacactgttcatatttctgccgtgccacagagcgccatcggaacggttcattttaaataacatgcaaatgtgcgcatctggtgtgtgatgctTTCAATTGTTAACTGTCAcggctctgagcggcgcatccggcgTGTGAAGCCCttaagcatcaagg encodes:
- the waca gene encoding WW domain-containing adapter protein with coiled-coil isoform X1, whose amino-acid sequence is MVMYARKQPRLGDGCTDRRDSQPYQTLKYSSKSHPDHRHEKMRDSNDATPPCKMLRRSDSPDNKHMDNTGHGRAKAIHPHRGREREGGTSISPQENSHNHSSLHSSNSHSNPNKSSDTPFEPADDWSEHISSSGKKYYYNCRTEVSQWEKPKEWLEREQRQKEATKTAAVVNSFPKDRDYRREAMQATPASFSSTKSSIATEKPSSLTPSSSSAAVSGLNMANSASSTSGSTVPVSPVMQSPAPPTLLQDPSLLRQLLPALQTALQLNNASVDMAKINEVLTAAVTQASLQSILHKILTAGPSAFNITTLLSQATQLSNQVAQQSSQSPMSLTSDASSPRSYVSPRISTPQTNTASLKPPLSTTPVSSQTKINAMTVKSSSLPPPSSQQPLSTEKHHDNGNSPRTLQRQSSQRSPSPGPNHMGSNSSSSNNGGGGVGQGPGVVSGAMPPGSVPPGTAPGRATCSFTPTLAAHFNENLIKHVQGWPAEHVEKQASRLREEAHTMGSIYMSENCTELKNLRSLVRVCEIQATLREQRILFLRQQIKELEKLKNQNSFMV